From the genome of Penicillium oxalicum strain HP7-1 chromosome VII, whole genome shotgun sequence:
TGCCCAACACAAATTAGTGTCCCGTGAATGCTTCGAAAAGTTGGTGATGAGAAGGCATCGTGATGGCGCGGATATGGATAGAGGAGAATAAACACCAAAAGTGGACGTTATCAATAAAGATTCACGAAGGTTACGCTGGTGGAGGGGAGCggggagaaaatcaaaaatcgGGGGATGGAATAGCATCGTGGTGGTGTAAATAAACAAGAGCAAATAATGTGGTGcaacaagatgaagaaaagccTCAGGGTGAAAAGTGGATGATGAGCAAAGGTGGGGGATAAGGCTTCATCATGATGGTGTGGGTGTGCAAGAGTAAACATGTAGGGGAAAGCATGGTCAGTATAACTTCATGatgaaggaaaagaaaaaagaagggtccCCCAACCTTCAGTGCTTCGAAGGCGCCTAGACCTGTATAGACTCAAGGATCGCAGATGCTAATCCCACACCTTAGGTTTCCACCTGCCATCGGCCAAGGTACTAGCTACGGGCTCCGTTGGCGAATATTTCACCGGGTCTGCCCTATGTGTAGTCTTTGCAAGGCTCCTGTCAGGTTTCCTCCCAGATGACAGCAGAACTAATGGCAACATTTCCCTCCTGGGTGCGACATGCTTTGGGGTAGAGGTTGGCAACGGCTACTTTTTACCTTATTACATGGAGTGCCAGGGGATACTCATATTACCACTAGACCACCGGAGGGGGCTGgttgaagggagagagatattGAGCCCTGTAACTTCTCCCCAATGCTCGATCAGGTCTAGCGTCTCGGAAATAGCAGCCTTGCCGTGGATGGGAATAGTTGAGATTTGGACAGCCGTAAGATCACAATCTGTTCTCTGGTCTGAGAGAATTTGAAGTCATTTGGCCCAGTCGTTGCTTTGTGGTCATAGAATAAAGTACCATCCTGGCATCGACCGATGAAGCTATTCCCATGGCCTCTACAGTGGACTTCCCACGGAATTGGGAAGATCACCGGTTCAAATCCCAGTGACGTCAATTAGACCCACTCTTCCCCACACCCCGGATTTTGAGAGAAATAAGTGGGTCGTCAACTCTAAACCTTACTGAAgtaatttgaattttttgAACAGTATTTGAGCGCGGTGGACTCGTTCTTTAAGCTCTCCAAGATGGTGCTGGGTAGTGGCCATACAGACTGGTTTCTCACTGACTGAGTCAGCTTCATTTCTGGCCTGGGTGGCAGCCTGAAGGGCGCTccatgaagagagagattgtTTGCCTTCTCAGTGGATCAATGGTACTGGTACGGGCAGCAGAGCAGTCTACGTATGTACCTATCAATTCTTACGTGTAAGTTTGTAACCGTCCACTAACATAACCCTTCTAACATATTTTTCCGGACCCAACTGACTTTTCATTATAACATTGTGTTGAAATTACCCCTGCGGCAGTGATCAGTACGACGTCTATAGTCAAGCACATGACTATCCTCGCCCTAAACCCTCGTCCAAGTGTTTTCGTCCACTACACTGTCTTATCACACCGacatttcccccttctctcacTCTTTTATCCACGTCAATTACTTGCTTTGAGAAATTGCATTTTGCGCAGAATCACCAGCAGGAGGATCGAAAAAGATCCGCCGCGACGGAGAGCTCGCCCTATGGGACGTATTATGGCAACTACACTGAATTGCGGGAAAAATCTATATCTGCTAGGAAGAAAAACACGTTAAGCTCTGCTTTTGCCATCCGCATTCAAAGTTCAGTGCTAACCACTTGTTTGCAGTCGCCTACTGTGTAGTCTAACCTCGAAGCAATATTTTCGCTGAAAACCTGTACCGCGATAGGTGAAATATAGTCTCGATGACCGAGAGCTCGCTGTTGAATTGTACAAGGATAATCTCAAATGGACAATCGGCGCATGGTTTTGACAATCCCTCATCGACACGCCTGTGAGATTCGGTCTCGCCAGCTAAGATGCTTCAATCCTTATGAGAAACAGTCACTTCACCGGTCTCACATCATTTCATCTCCCGATACACCTCCAACGCGTCATACAATCGAGCAAAAACACCATCGTGCCACCCTCGCAATTGTTCCCACTCGTTTGTTGGCAGAACTCCTTGCATCATTCGCAACCACCCTCCAACAATTAGGTCAGCATAGTTTGCCTTCGGACCGAGCAGAAAGGGCCCACTGGAATCCCGCTGAAAGAGCACTGCAAGTCCACTTAGAGCCTCTCGGAAAGACTGGATGACTTTTTCCCTGGCTTCACCGGTGAGATTCAACTCATCGATAGACGAGACTCCAACCCGACGAGCAAATTCCGCCTTGCTGATTTCTTCCGTGGCAGGGTCGAATGGGAAACACTGTATAGCGAGACCCGTGTGCATTGTGAACACTGCATCGACTTGCTGATTGAACTTGGCGTAGTCGGCAAATTCTTCATTTTGGAGGTCCGATAGCGGGACAGCTACCACTGCGCCAGCCTTGTACTCATAGTCCAGATTCTGGGCGGGGAACAGATTACCTTCCCCCGAGTCAGGATATGTCTTTTGCAGATACACCGCGATATCGAAAGAGTCACCGATTTTCGAGCCGGTGTTGGGATCCACAATAACAGGCAGGGTGTAAAAGTCACCGCCATCGGCAAATTTCCGACAAGGCGGAACATTCAAACTGCGACGGACTTTGGAGACGTCGGGAAGAGGAACCCAAGTGGTAGAGTATGGCACGCCTTTGAAATTCAAGGCCATTCGGGCCTTGGTTGGGTTTGGTGAGCAGGCATTTTCTTTGACTGGTGGCTTGAGAGCGATGTCATAGAAGCTGATGGGTTGGGCGGAATCGGACATTGCGGATATGATGATTGAGGTAAGTTTGTTCCACTTCGACAAAAGTTGATTCATGCGCTAGAAGGCTTGATGTTAAGGATGGTGACAAAAGACTACAGAAAGACTCATAAAAAGTCTTGCGAGTCTGTTTATAGTCCACTCGGGATGCGCCTGTTGAGGGAGCTTCGAGATGTATGGTTTCCATAATGACGTGGGCTGACCACTCAAACAGAACAACACAAAATTATTCAATCTGACTCATCATGATTTGACGGGAGATGATAGTGAACCCTACCGAGAATTCTTTGCAGAAAGGACTGTGATTGGTCCTTATTTACCGACCCGCAAAAGCTCCCGAGGTGCATGCGGCCGCTTGGATGCGGCTGTTGTGTCAACTGACCGAGGAGTCATTCGACAGCCTCCGACTTGGGCGGTCGCACCGCGATCCCAGTCACCATTTAACGGCATTGGTCGTGGGATGCCACCATTTGAGGCCTTTGATTGCCAAGTTGATGGCGTAATCTGAGCACAGGCCAAGCAGGGTCCGACTTCGGGCTCTCTCAATACTGGTGACGGTCTAACATCAAGAAAAAAGCGCCTTGTAACGCCAAATTCGGGAAACGGCTTCTGTCACTTCAAAATCCCATCGCAAAAACCACCATTTGCGCCTGTCAATGTATGGTCTTTAATTTGACTTGGGTTGAGCTACTTGGTTACATGGCTTCGTCGTTTGCCCGCAGGCCGAGGCGCATGAGGTGAGTTGAGCAGCACGCACACTCTGGAAGGTTGACAGTACATCCGCAGAGCAGTGGTCGCATTGAAAAAATGATATTGGAGTGTGCCGGCCCCAAACATTGCAACACAACATAGTGGCAGGTGCTTCTTCACAGACAAGATGAAATCCTGCCAGACATCGTCATACTCGAGATCCATTTTTTGACTCACTCAAATTTGAGACTCCCACAATCGCCCGACCTCGAGCCTATCGGAAAGAAATCGAATATCCAATCCATATTCCCAGAGAGAGGTATGATTGAATGTTTTCGCTATGGCTCTATCAACACTGAAGCAGTTTTAAGCGAATCTTCCGACGAGATGATGTCGTTTGAATTTTTCGCTAGGCTGAAGAGCACGGCGCATTCGCTACGATGCGCATACAATAGATTTTGGGGTAACGGATCAAATCACCAAAGTACCATTCGAGGGGGACAGACACATCTCTCGCCAATCAGATGTGACTGGCAGACGCGTGCCCATTTTGGCATTAGCGCCGACGACGCTAGCCAACGGAGGTCCTCGTCTCTATATAAGAATAGCTCTCTCACCCCCCGGCCAGCGTCGGCCCCAAAATTTAGCACGCACCCTTGACAGGTTCTGTCACTGCAAGTGAGTAAAGTAGTACGGATGAGCAGAGACTTCATTCCCATGGAAAAAGCTATCGAGGTACAACCAGTGCCTCTCAAACCGGTATGCTTTCTTTATTGATATCCTTTCGGATCCAAGAAACCCCACTCGTCAATGGGCACCGGGTAACAATTCCCCAACTAGGATTTATTCACCAATGCCCAACCTCTTTGGAGTTTTGCCGGCAGTTTTGGAGTTTTTGGTGGATCGACACTGGCTCACTGCTTGATGGCCGCTCATAAAACCGTCTCCGAGGATTATGTAGCCCACTCCCTTCATTGCAGCTTCATCAGCCGAGCGGATCCAAGTACGGCGATAGAATATCAGGTTGAACGTACTCGAGATGGCAGGAGCTTCATCACGAGGACAGTTCACGCCGCACAGCAGGCGGGCTTAGTGGCTGTAGCGATTGTGAATTTCATGCGTGTCAGCAGGGATGTTCCATCAAAAACCGACCATCAAGGTCTGAACCACGGCAAGAAAATGCCCGCTGGCTTGATACCTCCCGAAAGTCCAACAATCCCAAGAGAGGCTATAGATGCACCATTTGAGGTGCGACGCGGAGAGGTTCTGAATCGTAAGTCTCTTCTTTTGTCACCTATTTGAATTGAACGTAATTGAATGGTGGGAATAGGTATATCTTCCGATCCAGTCACATCTCGCCTGCGGTACTGGATTCGAACCACAGACCCTATACAAAAGGGGAATCTTCCAGCTCAGCTTGCGGCAATCGCGTGGATGTCAGACGCGTATTTTGTTGCTAGCGCTGTTCAAGTCTACGATGCGCCCAGTAGGAGATTGGACAGCGAGATAGCCATGGTGGCTAGCCTCGATCACACAATCTACTTTCATGAGCCCAACGCCATCCGGGCGGACGAGTGGATGTgctcagagagagagagcccaTGGGCGGGAAACGACCGTGCCTTGGTTTCTCAGAGCATCTGGACGCGCGAGGGAGTTTTAGTGGCTACCTGCACACAGGAGGTTTGTGCAACCCCGTATCTTTTAGCCGAGATGTTGGATTTTGTCATTCATTTTGAGGAAACTCTAACTAGGTGACTTTAGGCCATTTTGCGCATTCAGAAACTTCATGCTGAGCCGAAGCTCTGATGACCCGCCGTTGGCGGATGATGGTGGGGAGATATGCTGCTTGAGTATACCGTAAAAAGGAGAGGCCGCAGGATTCTTATGGAAATAGATTGTGTTCGTCTGAGCCTCGGCTTCGACTATCTCCGGTCTCAAGCCTTGCCCATGCAAACACTAATGTTCGTTAGTTCCAGTGTTTTCCTCCACACACAGGGCAAACTACAAATCGATATTGATATTTCGAAGATGATGGGCTTTCCAAGGAGACCAGGCGCAGAATAAACAGTGGCTAATGACGGGTAATTGGCCATGCCAATCATGACCGCGACCGAGCAGCTGTCGAAACCATCGGTCCCCGACTCGGCCCCAGGGCGATAGCGTGCGGAGTAAGTCTTATCTCCGAACTGACTATTGACTTGCCATTCTGGCATTTAAACAAGGCCATTGCACATGAGAATACCAAGTAGAGGCTGAGAACATCACAAGTGTTTCCGAACCAATCTCCATACAATATACAGATTGACCAAAAGAATCCCCCAAATTCTCACACTATCTCCTCGATTATCAACTTTCAGCCATCCGCGAACCATGTCGGACTCCACTATTGTGCTCATCACCGGTAATGTTCAGACGGCCACGATCTATATCAAATCCCCCAATCCACATTCCACATAGTATTCTAACGCTACCAAACCTCCCCCACCAGGAGCCAATTCGGGTGTCGGATACGCAACCGCCGAATCCATTGCCTCTCAGCCCGGCTACCACGTTATTCTCGCCTGCAGAGACCTCAACAAAGCGCACCAAGCCCGCCAAGAACTCGAACAGAAGAATCTCCAAGGAACCCTCTCCGTCCTCCAACTTGACGTCGAAGACGACACTTCCATCTCCCAGGCTGTCGAGTCAGTCTCCCAGACCTTCGGCCGAGTCGACGCCTTCATCAGCAACGCCGGCACCACCTCGGTCGGCACATCCGGTCGAGAAAAGCTCCAAAAGACCTTCTCCACAAACGTCTTTGGCGCAATGCTCGTCACAGAAGCGTTTATCCCCTTGCTCCTCCGATCAAAGAATCCGCGTCTTATCCAGATATCCAGCGGACTGGGCTCATTGGGGCTGGCGTCGGACTTGTCCTCGCCGTTTAGCGCTTCGCCATGGGACGAGTACCGGATGAGCAAGGCCGCGCTGAATATGATGACTGTACAGATGCATAAGCGGCTGAAGGATGAGGGTGTTTGTGTCTTTGCGTTTTGTCCGGGTCTGGTGCGGTCGCGACTGCGGGGTGAGTCGGAGGAGGCGATGAATGCGCAGGGTCGAGCGGGAGATCCGATGGTTTCGGGAAAGGCGATCTTGGATATTGTTGCTGGACGGAGGGACGATTGTGCCGGTCGGTTTTTGTCGGTTGGTGGGGTTTATCCGTGGTAGATGGTGGTATGAGTTTACAATCGGAGGGGAGCCCTATGTCCTTGTGGGCGTAGGTTGGAGAGAAGGGGTCTGGATTGATGGATATactgatttttttttcgcggTTGTGTGATGTTGGATTGGTGTATCTCTTTGATAAGTATACACGACGATGGACCAGCTACGAGTCTCTTGGTCAGTTCGTAGGTCTAATAGTGCTATGGTTAATATGATCTTCCAAAGTCCACCGAGACCGCAGCTCTGTGCATCTGACTTATGATGACCGCACGATCAGACGAAGACTCATCAAGATCTCAGAGCGCTACTAATCCATAGTCCATCAAAAAGCATTGTTTTAAAAGTGTATACCATGTCTATCCACCACTACCTACCTCACGACTATAAGTATGATGTCATCACACCTTCACCTATACAGACACACACTGCAATACACCTGGCTCCTCGCCGCACGTGGCCTTAACCCGAAAAAGATGCACTATGACAACCAGCGGGTATATGAAAACCGCTGTACTCGGAACGTAGACATTTCACTTCGGCCACGACGTTGCTGATGCAGAGTGTACTGCAGACATCGCCCCCCACGCGTCTCCGGTGAACAGCCGAAATATCGTCCTGCGCAGAAACCATCTCTTGCGTCATCGTGATGTACATTGGTACCTACAAGAACCCGGGGTCCACTGGATAGTCATGCTCAAGGAGTCAAGCGGAGTCAGGTAGTCTCGAAGCACTTGGTACAAAATGGATCGAACACGACAAAGTGGTGCTGCTACTGGACGTGTCTACGTAGTAATGAAATAAGCCTCGTCATTTGGAACAGCTCCTTGGTATTCACCGATTTTCTCTATCCTCTCCCGGTATCTCTCTATGTCCGCATGAGTATAAATGACAAGGAAACATTACAATGCATAATGAAGCCCAAGAATaacaaccaaaaaaaacatttGAAACAATCGCTTGCTGATCCCATAAAGTCATCTCTGTCAGGTTTTCACACTGATTGAGCGGAAAACGAGAGAGGTATCGCTATCCACTTAGTCAATGTACTTGGGAAGAGTCTTCATGATGCCATCCCGCTTGATGTCCTCCATGGCGGTGGTTATCTCCTGAATGAAACGCTTGTCATTACGGAGATCGTCACCAAAGAGGTTGCGGATACTCAGCAGCTCGTGGGGCTTGGAACCACCGGCACGGGCCTTGGCTTGCAGCTCCTCACGCATGGGATCGTCAATCTCAAACTGGTTGCCGTTGTCATCCACGCCGTTGAGGTAGTGGAACCAGGCAGCAGCAATGAAGCACAGGCGGCGGAAAGGACCAGACACCCAGATCTGTTCGGCGATCGAGGGCATGATGAATTGAGGGATCTTGCCGGAGGCGTTCAGGGCAACACGAGGCAGCTGGTCCATAATGGTGGGGTTGGAGAAGCGCTCCATGAGAGTTTTGCAGTATTCGTCAATGTTGACACCGGGGATCTCGGGGAGCAGAGGCTTGACCTCTTCCTGCATGTACTGCCACACAAACTTGCGGAACAGCTCGTTCTCCATGACCTCATGAACGTACTTGAAGCCGGCCAGCTGGCCAGGGTAGCCGATGGCAGAGTGACTGCCGTTCAGCAGGCGCAGCTTGTGCTTCTCGAATTGCTCGACATCGTGGACGTCCGTGACGACCTGAACGCCAACCTTCTCGAAGGGAGGGCGGCCATCGGAGAACTTGTCTTCGATGACCCACTGCATGAATGGCTCGGTCACGACGGGCCACGAGTCCTCAATGCCAAAGTGCTCGGCAAGAGCCGCCTTGTCGGAGGGGGCAGTCTGAGGGGTGATGCGGTCCACCATGGCATTGGGGAAGCCACCCTCCTCGGAAATCCACTTGGCCATGTCGGGATCGCGAAGACGGGCAAAGGACTCGAGCATGTGGCGGGTGATGGAGCCATTCTTCAACATGTTGTCGCAAGACATGACGGTGAATGGCTTGAGGCCTTGCTTGCGGCGGCGAACCAGCGCCGCGTAGAGGAAGCCGAAGGTGGTGCGGGGGCACTTGTCGTTGGCGGGGTCGAGATCGTGTTGAATGTCAGCGTTCTCGCTTTGGAGCTCGTGAGTGTTCTCGTTGTAGTAGTAACCACTTtcggtgatggtgagggAAACAATGTGGGTATCAGGGTGGGCCATCTTGGCAATGACGGCCTCGCGGTTGTCGGGAGCGAAAAGGTAGGAGTTGATGCTGCCAACCACGTTGGCAAAGCTGCCCTGAGCAGATCGCTCAATGACAGTGTAGAGATGATCTTGGGAGCCAAGCGCATCACGCATGCCAGCATCGAACGGCTGCAGGCCGACTCCGCAGATGGCGTAGTCGTTCACGTCATGCTTTTGCATCAGCTGGTCAACGTAGACAGCCAAGTGTGCCCGGTGGAAACCACCGACACCGATGTGAACGATACCCTCCTTGACCGCGTCGCCGCGCTTGTAGTTGGGGACCTTGACATGGGACTCGCCCGCGGTCGCGATCTGGGCCAGATTGGCGTTGTTCAGCTTGAGTGGCGCCATTGTTAAGAAAAAGGGAGGCAGtgaggggagaagaagggagatTCAGGTAACAATGGCAGGTGAGAGGATAAGGATGACAATTGACAGCGGAGGGGAAACAGCTCTGGTAGATGTAGCTGTGAccttttttgggaggggaagagagagaggagaaagtgTTTGTGAGAGAAGGAAGATACAAGAAGGAAAATGACAGCTCTGTGTTGTCCGGCTGGGACACCGCCGGTTTTGAAGGGCAAGCACTGGAAAAGGCGCCGGGAACAGCATTACATCATGCGGTCAGTGGTGGGGGGTTCCAGATCCTTGGGCACCTGCGAAAGATTTTCAGAGTCTGTCGACATTCTCGGAAGCTCAATGGGTCGTGGTGGACGAAAACAGTGGAGATAAGGAGGAGAGGTGGAGCATCCGTTGGCCATCACGGAGGCAATTTTGGTATTCCAGGCCCCTCCACAAAACGCCCAGGTCACTTGACCCGACGATGGCCATGCTGAGATCTCAATTCTTTCCCCATGGCAGGCTAAAAGCTGCAAGGCGGCTGATAGTCTGTCGATAGCGCGACACTTGACGATCCCAATGGAGGTGATTAGGGGGGTGAAAAGGGGTGAACAGTTTCTTGTGATCTTCCGAAACTATCGAAGAATTGGACAGAGGCAGATGACGGCCCCCACACCGCCTACGCAGCGAACTATGCTGGAGGTACATGGACGCGCCCCAGTTAACGTCAGTAGTCAGAAGTACACAGCTGGACATCCACATCACCAGCACCAACTCGATGGGATGTCCACGTACAATCGCCACCTTGAGACCGAGTTTTCAGAAGTCATAGAGCGCCTATGCACTTTTTTAAAATTATTTGCCGTCgactatttttttttcatctcaGCATTCAGTTACGGGAGCGATGCATAAGCTTTAACTGCAGGAACGGCCTCGTGATGCCTTGACCCCGTGCCGCGGGCCGGATGGAGATACCAAGCTCATACTCCTGTTGCGCAGAGAAACTCTGATACAATTTcgttggttttttttataCTAATCGGCCGGACTCATCTTGtatctttccttctcgaatCGATGTCATAAAGTCGACCCTCTAATTCATGTCAGAGTATAGGGGTcgagcttttttttgttccccATACATGGATCCTGCAGCAGAGAACACAGAAGCGGTTACCCACCTTCAATATGTCTTACTAGAGGTCCAGCCGCAGACCGTAAataaaatggaaaagaacaGCTTTTTACAACTCTGCGAGAGCACATTAGATCTCAACAAAATCGCGCCATGGTTTAAATTGGGGTTTTGCCATATTCATTTAATGTTTGGGGTCTCCCAAAAGGCCAAACACAGCCACAACATTCAAAAGACCTCAGACCTCTAGGAATAATTATTCGCTGTATGGAAGTGCCTGAACCGGTCGCCCGTTATGGGCGGCAGCAAGGGGGGTTCGACCCGCAATTTAGGCATGCCGAACTGACCGAGATCCATGGCTCCCGCCCTTGATTGCCGGGCATGCCACCGTTTGCATCCAGATCGAACTAGAAGTCCACAAGATGGGATGAAATGCAAGTGAAAATATTTGCGATTTTTTCAGGTTTTTCCTATGAGATCCTGGAGCAGGGCTGTGTTTGACCGCGCTGGTCATGTATGTAAGATTTTTCCCAAGCTTATGTAGTTTCCAGTGGCAAAAGCCTAGGGATTTAATAAACATATATATGTGTACGTATATAGGTTGTAGCAACCAGTAGGACTGTTTGAATTGTTGGCCTAGGACCTTCAAGAGCGCATTTGTCTACCTATGGAATCGCATCCTTCGGGGTCCCCGTCTTGGGGACATAAGCAGAGGTCCTACTCCTAAGTACCTACTTAGATGTCCACATACTTCCAATGGCCCCGTGAATAATACCAAACTCTGCCCGCAAGTACCGAGTACCATGCCCCTCTGAATACATATACTACCAGACAAGCGCCCAGACTTCACCCATCCCACATCCCCGACAACATGGATCCATGGATAATAGAATTCTTTTAGCTTCTTGccactctcttctttgatCTCCCAGAATATAAGCCGAATCATAATAAACCTGGTTCAACACCAGTGACTTTTGAGATGTCAGTTCATTGCCTAACGAAGTGACAAAGTCGAGATACTTGCGCTCAGGCGACGGAAAATTCCGCTCTGGCCTGGACGGGAGTGGCGAAAACGCGCAGTGACTTTGATTGCCCGGCTAGGTAACCGCACCAGTCAATGGGTATAATGCACATCTGTATCTGTGTACGCGTAACTAGTGTAGATAAGTTGAAGCTGAAATTTGAATATATGGGACATTTGTCAGTGGCGATTTTGGAGGAaaaattttttcttttttttttttttcttgtcattATTAGAGAGTGAGACTGGTAGAGGGGTTGCTCGGAGTTTGACAAGGATGGCCGAAGATAAGCCCGATCGTCTTCCTTGCGGGTTGAAAAGACTACTGCCCACTGGCCCAGACTGAAGGGAAAATTTTGAATTAACTCCCCTCTCAAGTCACTCTGTCATACACAGATCATCTTTGAAGCTTCCATACTCAGATGGCAAGGCTAAGTGAAAAGGAAATGGTTCTCAAGGTCAGATGTAGAACATTCATTTCGTCAACCAGTAAACACATTAAACTTTATAACCAGACCATCTAGGTCCAACGACTAATTGGTATCTTATTTCACATTTCGTTCTCTCAAAAGCAGTTTCATCACCATCGCATAAGGAtcgatcttttttttcccaaccTAAAGCTCGGTCGCCTGAGCCTGCTTGAATTCCTCGTACTCCTGAACTCCACCCTTTTCCATGTGGTTCTGCTCCTGCTTTTGCGTCCAAGTCAAGGTGGGCTGCCAGTGCACACTCTTGCGGGCAGAGCTGACCTCATTGTAAAGCTCGTCCACCTCCTCGAGAGTGAGGCCCTTGGTCTCGTAGATCATGGTGTAGACAAAGGCAATGCACAAGAAGCAGCAGCCGAaccagatgaagaagatcttggaCTGCAGGTTGGCGTTACCGGGTCCGTAGTTCACCAGGTAAGGGGTGGAGTAACTCAGAGCCCAGTTCAGGAGCCAgttggtggcggtggtcaTTGAGAGAGACTTGGCGCGGACCTTGAGAGGGAAGATCTCACCGGTGACGACCCTAGTCAGATGATGTTAGCTTCAAGTTCTTGCAACAGGCGAGCCGGTGAGGGGAGGATTGGTCTAGGTAGCGACGAGGGGGGTAAGACTTACCAGGCGATAGGACCCCAGGAAgcggcaaagaagaagatgtagATGCAGATGAAGGCGATGGCAGCCTTCTGCGCAGCATAGTTGTGAACAATGATTTGGCCGATAGCATCTtggctggtggtggtggttccAAGAACGGCAACAAGCAGCTGGGAGATGGTCATGCCGATGGCGCCCCAGAGCAGAACGGGGCGGCGTCCCCACTTGTCAATGGCATACAGACCGGGGATGGTGGAACCG
Proteins encoded in this window:
- a CDS encoding Mannitol 2-dehydrogenase — translated: MAPLKLNNANLAQIATAGESHVKVPNYKRGDAVKEGIVHIGVGGFHRAHLAVYVDQLMQKHDVNDYAICGVGLQPFDAGMRDALGSQDHLYTVIERSAQGSFANVVGSINSYLFAPDNREAVIAKMAHPDTHIVSLTITESGYYYNENTHELQSENADIQHDLDPANDKCPRTTFGFLYAALVRRRKQGLKPFTVMSCDNMLKNGSITRHMLESFARLRDPDMAKWISEEGGFPNAMVDRITPQTAPSDKAALAEHFGIEDSWPVVTEPFMQWVIEDKFSDGRPPFEKVGVQVVTDVHDVEQFEKHKLRLLNGSHSAIGYPGQLAGFKYVHEVMENELFRKFVWQYMQEEVKPLLPEIPGVNIDEYCKTLMERFSNPTIMDQLPRVALNASGKIPQFIMPSIAEQIWVSGPFRRLCFIAAAWFHYLNGVDDNGNQFEIDDPMREELQAKARAGGSKPHELLSIRNLFGDDLRNDKRFIQEITTAMEDIKRDGIMKTLPKYID